In Carassius gibelio isolate Cgi1373 ecotype wild population from Czech Republic chromosome B4, carGib1.2-hapl.c, whole genome shotgun sequence, one DNA window encodes the following:
- the LOC127955986 gene encoding gastrula zinc finger protein XlCGF52.1 produces MALVKEENEDITIEEAFKVKQEETEEQTGLILLKKEAPELNGREVKDEKHHNLTNEETHFSCSQTEKTSTQKTAEKTGPRSYFSCQECGKSFSQHRNLEIHMRLHTGEKPFSCQECGKKFTQKGSLKVHMRIHTGERPYMCLQCGKSFTHRGTLNAHMRTHPGKNPFSCTVCEKSFSRKESLKTHMRIHTGERPFVCGQCGKSFRCKISLNYHMRIHSREHSFKCYQCGMSFTDKNHLKNHVITHSEGKPFMCHHCGKNCSNKTSLEVHIRVHTGERPFTCPQCGKSFTVKGNLQTHIRVHTGEKPFTCPQCERRFTYQKDLKRHMQSLSCKKLQSPECEKRLKQCSNFKHDLHIHSGGRQFKCDLCNKNFILPSHLKMHMKSHGFVRPYFCSLCGKGFKWLGSLKWHQKICVCAKLILIV; encoded by the exons ATGGCGTTAGTTAAGGAGGAGAACGAAGACATTACAATTGAAGAGGCATTTAAAGTGAAACAAGAAGAAAcggaggaacaaacag gtctgattttattaaaaaaggaaGCTCCAGAACTCAATGGAAGGGAAGTGAAAGATGAGAAACATCACAATCTCACAAATgaagaaacacattttagttGCTCACAGACTGAAAAGACTTCCACACAAAAAACAGCTGAAAAGACCGGGCCTAGAAGCTATTTCTCCTGCCaagagtgtggaaagagtttcagtcaACATAGAAACCTTGAAATCCACATGAgacttcacactggagagaaacctttcagcTGCCAAGAGTGTGGGAAGAAATTCACTCAAAAAGGAAGCCTTAAAgtccacatgaggattcacaccggagagagGCCTTACATGTGccttcagtgtggaaagagttttacacacagAGGAACCCTTAATGCTCATATGAGAACTCATCCTGGAAAAAACCCTTTCAGTTGCACAGTCTGTGAAAAGAGCTTTTCGCGAAAAGAGAGCCTTAAGActcacatgaggattcacactggagagaggccGTTCGTATGTGGccagtgtggaaagagcttcagaTGTAAAATAAGCCTTAATTATCACATGAGGATTCACTCGAGAGAGCACAGTTTTAAATGTTATCAGTGTGGAATGAGTTTTACAGATAAGAATCACCTTAAGAATCATGTAATAACCCACAGCGAAGGTAAGCCGTTCATGTGCCATCACTGTGGAAAGAATTGCTCGAACAAAACAAGCCTTGAGGTTCACATAagggttcacactggagagaggcctttcacctgccctcagtgtgggaagagtttcacagtTAAAGGAAACCTTCAGACTCACATTCgggttcacactggagagaaaccattcacgtGTCCTCAGTGTGAGAGGAGATTCACATATCAAAAGGACCTGAAGCGTCATATGCAGTCTCTTTCTTGCAAGAAACTGCAGAGTCCAGAGTGTGAAAAGAGGTTAAAACAATGTAGCAATTTTAAACATGATCTGCATATTCACTCTGGAGGAAGGCAATTTAAGTGTGATCTTTGTAATAAGAACTTTATTTTGCCATCACACTTAAAGATGCACATGAAAAGTCATGGATTTGTGAGACCGTATTTTTGTTCTTTGTGTGGCAAAGGTTTTAAATGGCTCGGCAGTTTGAAGTGGCACCAAAAAATATGCGTCTGtgcaaaattaattttgattgtATAG
- the LOC127955958 gene encoding gastrula zinc finger protein XlCGF57.1-like encodes MMLKEKNEVLNEMEDKDQFKKQHGDLKVHIRILSGESPYTCQHCGKVFCKNTNLKCHMRIHTGEKPFSCQQCGSSFTQKGTLNRHMRIHTGEKPYSCQLCGKSFTAEVNLKYHMNSHTGVKPFRCEQCGKFFKCKKSLTSHMKMHLKENCYTCHQCGMTFRDIKHLNRHIIIHSEEKIFKCQECEKKFRFKVSLKCHMRIHTGEKPYTCHHCGKSFRHSVSLKTHMRLHTGEKPFKCPQCGNSFKYKATFNAHMRGHTGECPHRCKLCGNSFSQKGNLKTHMRVHTGEKPFICAQCGKSFTRKESLDYHMRIHSRENGFQCLECGKCFPDKKNLKRHAIIHTGEKPYICHHCGKSCRFKGNLKTHMKIHTGEKPFICSQCGKGFTFKGNLDVHMRVHTRERPFKCLQYKRSYTYQKDLNRHLQTHSGKTLPCSDCGKQFRKGSNLKNHQCIHFKERFNCNHCNKMFILLSHLQIHQKIHADVRRYLCSVCGKRFKWLGSLKYHQKMHVCVKSRLRSHREQR; translated from the coding sequence ATGATGCTGAAAGAGAAGAATGAGGTACTGAATGAAATGGAAGACAAAGatcagtttaagaaacaacatgGAGACCTTAAAGTCCATATAAGAATTCTCAGTGGAGAAAGCCCTTACACCTGCCAACATTGTGGAAAAGTTTTCTGTAAAAACACAAACCTTAAAtgccacatgagaattcacactggagagaagccattcagctgccaacagtgtggaagtAGTTTCACTCAAAAAGGAACCCTTAACaggcacatgagaattcacaccggagagaagccttacTCCTGTCAACTGTGTGGAAAAAGCTTTACAGCAGAAGTAAACCTTAAGTATCACATGAACAGTCACACAGGAGTTAAGCCGTTCCGATGTGAACAATGTGGAAAGTTTTTCAAATGTAAGAAATCTCTTACTTCCCACatgaaaatgcacttaaaagaGAACTGTTATACATGTCATCAGTGTGGAATGACTTTCCGGGACATCAAACACCTTAACAGACACATTATAATTCACTCTGAGGAAAAGATTTTCAAATGCCAAGAATGCGAAAAGAAATTTCGATTTAAAGTAAGCCTTAAGtgtcacatgagaattcacactggagaaaaaccttacacCTGCCAtcactgtggaaagagtttcagacaTAGCGTAAGCCTCAAGACTCACATGAgacttcacactggagagaagccttttaaatgccctcagtgtggaaataGTTTCAAATATAAAGCAACCTTCAATGCTCATATGAGAGGTCACACTGGAGAGTGCCCTCACAGATGCAAACTGTGCGGGAATAGCTTCTCACAAAAAGGAAATCTTAAgactcacatgagagttcacactggagagaagccattcATATGCGCTCAGTGTGGAAAATCTTTCACACGAAAAGAAAGCCTTGATTACCACATGAGAATTCATTCCAGAGAGAATGGTTTTCAATGTCTTGAGTGTGGAAAGTGTTTCCCAGATAAGAAAAACCTCAAGAGGCATGCAATAATTCACACCGGTGAGAAGCCTTACATTTGCCATCACTGTGGAAAGAGTTGTAGATTTAAAGGGAACCTTAAAACTCACATGAAAATTCACACGGGAGAGAAACCTTTCATTTGTTCCCAGTGTGGAAAAGGTTTCACATTTAAAGGAAACCTTGATGTTCACATGAGAGTACACACTAGAGAGAGAccttttaaatgtcttcaatatAAGAGGAGTTACACTTATCAAAAAGACCTGAACCGTCATTTGCAAACTCATTCTGGAAAGACATTGCCTTGTTCTGATTGTGGGAAGCAGTTTAGAAAAGGGAGCAATTTGAAAAATCACCAGTGCATTCACTTTAAAGAAAGGTTTAATTGTAATCATtgtaacaaaatgtttattttgctttcacactTGCAGATTCATCAGAAAATTCATGCTGATGTAAGACGTTATTTGTGTTCTGTGTGTGGGAAGAGATTTAAATGGCTCGGCAGTTTAAAATATCACCAGAAAATGCACGTCTGTGTGAAATCAAGGCTACGTTCACATCGTGAACAAAGATAA